Proteins encoded within one genomic window of Pleurocapsa minor HA4230-MV1:
- a CDS encoding glycosyltransferase — MELKYALVHEWLTPKATGGSELVVQEILNHIDADLYALIDFESTNPQSYLYQRAIKTTFLQNFPQARNGVQKYLPLLPIAIEQLNLNQYDVILSSSHAVAKGVLTNPHQLHICYCHTPMRYAWDLTFDYLQGDRQGRGIKGLIARYILHRMREWDVISANRVDYFIANSQHTAKRIWRCYRRSAKVIYPPVNLDKFNFQPEKADFYLTISRLVSYKQICLIVKAFNQLKKPLVIIGAGSQLSEIRQLAESHIQVLGWQPDHIVQEYITKAKAFVYAACEDFGIALVEAQACGTPVIAYGKGGALETVKDIRQCPQDGTGLLFDTQQPEALVAAVKSFEQLQPQIEPKNCRLQANKFSPVVFQQSYLKYIEDCYQEWSQSKT, encoded by the coding sequence GTGGAATTAAAATATGCTCTAGTCCACGAGTGGTTGACTCCTAAAGCGACTGGAGGCTCTGAGCTAGTAGTCCAAGAAATCTTAAATCATATTGATGCTGATTTGTACGCTCTGATTGATTTCGAGTCCACTAATCCTCAGAGTTACCTTTATCAAAGAGCAATCAAAACCACCTTTCTGCAAAATTTTCCCCAAGCTCGTAATGGTGTCCAGAAATATTTGCCCCTGTTACCCATCGCGATCGAGCAACTAAATCTAAATCAATATGATGTCATTTTATCTTCTTCTCATGCTGTAGCTAAAGGAGTTTTGACCAATCCTCATCAACTCCATATTTGTTACTGTCATACTCCAATGCGCTATGCTTGGGACTTAACTTTTGATTACCTACAAGGCGATCGCCAAGGTAGAGGAATAAAAGGATTGATCGCCCGATATATTCTCCATCGAATGCGCGAGTGGGATGTCATTTCGGCTAACCGAGTGGACTATTTTATTGCTAATTCTCAGCATACAGCCAAGCGTATTTGGCGCTGTTATCGTCGCTCTGCCAAAGTCATTTATCCGCCAGTTAACCTAGATAAATTTAATTTTCAGCCAGAAAAAGCCGACTTTTATCTGACAATTTCTCGATTGGTGAGTTATAAACAAATATGCTTAATCGTCAAAGCATTTAATCAACTAAAAAAACCGCTGGTAATTATTGGTGCAGGCTCACAATTATCAGAAATACGCCAACTAGCCGAGTCTCATATCCAAGTTTTAGGTTGGCAACCCGATCATATCGTTCAGGAGTATATAACTAAAGCCAAAGCCTTTGTTTACGCAGCCTGTGAAGATTTCGGAATTGCTCTAGTTGAGGCTCAAGCCTGCGGTACACCAGTAATTGCCTATGGAAAAGGAGGAGCCTTAGAAACAGTTAAAGATATTCGTCAATGTCCTCAAGATGGTACAGGTTTATTGTTTGATACTCAACAACCAGAAGCCTTAGTTGCTGCGGTTAAGAGTTTTGAACAGCTACAACCCCAAATTGAGCCAAAGAATTGCCGATTACAAGCGAATAAATTTAGTCCCGTGGTTTTCCAACAGTCCTATTTAAAATATATTGAGGATTGCTATCAAGAGTGGTCGCAATCGAAAACATAG
- a CDS encoding PAP/fibrillin family protein codes for MLEVRNRLAIKQNLLEEIEQLKNNQKTLVDSPITDLEIQPQKVQLIETLTQALEKLNPFPRPLLYASNLLNGAWLLQYSTAREIRSLKRLPLGFLVGKIYQIIDLNNASFENKAWVQHSSGLLSGYVRVTATFEVEKQEDLQLPNQKIKIDFKQRFLGINQILGIKTNLLDPIRVVEAKNPIGRTPSLDLTYIDETMRIGRGGDGSLFILTKA; via the coding sequence ATGCTAGAAGTTCGGAATCGATTAGCGATTAAACAAAATTTACTCGAAGAGATCGAACAACTTAAGAACAACCAAAAAACTCTTGTCGATTCACCCATTACAGATTTAGAAATTCAACCCCAGAAAGTTCAGTTAATCGAAACATTAACCCAGGCTTTGGAGAAGTTAAACCCTTTCCCACGTCCTCTGTTGTATGCTAGTAACCTACTCAATGGTGCTTGGTTATTACAATATTCAACTGCCAGGGAAATTCGTTCTTTAAAACGTTTACCTTTAGGATTTTTGGTAGGCAAAATTTATCAAATTATCGATCTTAATAACGCTAGTTTTGAAAATAAAGCATGGGTGCAACATAGTTCGGGTTTATTATCGGGTTATGTCAGAGTAACAGCTACTTTTGAAGTTGAAAAGCAAGAAGATCTTCAACTTCCCAACCAAAAGATTAAGATCGATTTTAAACAACGTTTTTTAGGAATCAATCAAATTTTAGGGATTAAGACAAATTTACTCGATCCGATTAGAGTCGTAGAAGCAAAAAACCCAATTGGTAGAACTCCCAGCTTAGATCTCACTTATATTGATGAAACAATGAGAATTGGTCGAGGTGGTGATGGTAGTTTGTTTATTTTGACCAAAGCTTGA
- a CDS encoding DNA cytosine methyltransferase translates to MDKYQAKFIDLFAGIGGFRLAFEQAGYECVYSSEIDSACQEVYFNNFGDKPQNDITQINIEEIPDCNILTAGFPCQPFSICGKRQGFEDTRGTLFFHICEIIAVKQPSVVLLENVKHLVHHDKGRTLDTILYSLEYLGYLVDYKILNSKDFGLPQNRERIIIFATKNKKFDFNKIETNKSIKKLEDYLCKNGNFEYLKTQDYTLIDNPKQQPSGLIFAGYRNDKTTWKKGVRPNTQHLSRVHHQPNRIYSVEGVHPTIPSQETSGRFFIYISKENKVRKLTVKECYRIMGFPDTFKIHNSIAECYKQIGNSVPVPMIYQLAIQIKKQNLLAPKHKLQKNNINFYQPKPRQLDISGIVIMNHKQKLLDIYNKSSDIKNTLSNQLFIYIQTIAQNCTKQKGVYTVLITLLIHKIIEPTQDIRYHQSNLPGGFSGRTIDTQYITPTLKELGLPAMAESGWLTRSLEQPYPYNLDYNGKISNKIVKEAFLNIIDFVEKNPNQAELIAQLLIFQVIQATQANQISIIKLINPEKLNIATVINCLEAHFNHKYKTFGASKLPVIAFYAIYLRLVEEVERYKGCSLRDLGSHTASDSTSKTAGDIEIFDKKKSVIEAIEIKYGKPINLQMILNAKDKILKYHPRRYYIFSTTHIDKADEIKIQDEIELIARNHGCQVIVNGIIPTLKYYLRLITSVEKFVEDYSKLVEQDQELQAIHKIQWNNILKTLE, encoded by the coding sequence GTGGATAAGTACCAAGCAAAGTTTATCGATCTTTTTGCTGGGATTGGAGGTTTTCGATTGGCGTTTGAACAGGCAGGATATGAGTGTGTGTACTCTAGTGAAATAGATTCTGCTTGTCAAGAGGTCTACTTTAATAACTTTGGAGACAAACCACAGAATGATATTACTCAAATAAATATTGAAGAAATACCTGACTGTAACATTTTGACCGCAGGTTTTCCTTGCCAACCTTTTAGTATCTGTGGCAAAAGACAAGGTTTTGAAGATACACGAGGTACGTTATTTTTTCACATTTGCGAAATTATAGCCGTTAAGCAACCTAGTGTTGTGCTTTTAGAAAATGTAAAACATTTAGTTCATCATGACAAGGGAAGAACGTTAGATACGATTCTTTATTCTTTAGAATATTTGGGATATTTAGTAGATTATAAAATATTAAATTCTAAAGATTTTGGTCTTCCTCAAAATAGAGAAAGAATAATTATCTTTGCCACTAAAAATAAAAAATTTGATTTTAATAAAATTGAAACGAATAAATCAATCAAAAAACTCGAAGATTATCTTTGTAAAAATGGAAATTTTGAATATTTAAAAACTCAAGACTACACCTTGATAGATAATCCTAAACAGCAACCTTCAGGTTTAATTTTTGCTGGATATAGAAATGATAAAACAACCTGGAAGAAAGGAGTAAGACCAAATACACAGCATCTTTCAAGAGTACATCATCAACCAAATCGTATTTATTCGGTAGAAGGAGTTCATCCCACAATTCCATCTCAAGAAACTTCTGGAAGATTTTTTATTTATATATCCAAGGAAAATAAAGTACGTAAATTAACAGTTAAAGAATGTTATAGAATTATGGGATTTCCCGATACATTTAAAATACATAATTCAATAGCAGAGTGTTATAAGCAAATTGGTAACTCTGTACCTGTCCCAATGATTTATCAATTAGCAATTCAAATCAAAAAGCAAAATTTATTAGCACCAAAACATAAATTACAAAAGAATAATATTAATTTTTATCAGCCAAAACCAAGACAACTTGATATTTCAGGGATTGTTATTATGAATCATAAGCAAAAACTATTAGATATATATAATAAATCTTCAGATATTAAAAATACATTATCAAATCAATTATTTATATACATTCAGACTATTGCTCAAAATTGTACTAAGCAAAAAGGAGTTTATACCGTATTAATAACTTTATTAATACATAAAATTATTGAACCTACTCAAGACATTCGATATCATCAATCAAATCTGCCTGGAGGATTTTCTGGTAGAACAATAGATACTCAATACATTACACCTACCCTCAAAGAACTAGGTTTGCCTGCTATGGCAGAAAGCGGTTGGTTGACTCGCTCTTTAGAACAGCCTTATCCTTATAATTTAGATTACAATGGCAAAATAAGTAACAAAATTGTAAAAGAAGCATTTTTAAATATCATTGATTTTGTAGAAAAAAATCCTAATCAAGCAGAGTTAATTGCTCAGTTATTAATTTTTCAAGTAATACAAGCTACACAAGCCAATCAAATTTCTATTATTAAGCTAATTAATCCTGAAAAACTAAATATAGCAACAGTAATAAACTGTTTGGAAGCTCACTTCAACCATAAATATAAAACTTTTGGTGCTTCTAAACTACCTGTAATAGCTTTTTATGCTATCTATTTAAGATTAGTTGAAGAAGTTGAAAGATATAAAGGTTGTAGTTTAAGAGATTTAGGTAGTCATACCGCATCAGATAGTACTTCTAAAACAGCAGGAGACATTGAAATTTTTGATAAAAAAAAGAGTGTTATTGAAGCTATAGAAATTAAATATGGCAAACCAATTAACTTACAAATGATTTTAAATGCAAAAGATAAAATATTAAAATATCATCCCAGAAGATACTATATATTTTCAACTACCCATATAGACAAAGCAGATGAAATAAAGATTCAAGATGAAATTGAACTTATTGCCAGAAATCATGGTTGTCAAGTTATTGTTAACGGTATTATCCCGACACTTAAATATTATCTACGCTTAATTACATCAGTAGAAAAATTTGTTGAGGATTATTCAAAACTTGTAGAACAAGATCAAGAATTACAAGCTATTCACAAAATTCAGTGGAATAATATCTTGAAAACTCTTGAATAA
- a CDS encoding 2Fe-2S iron-sulfur cluster binding domain-containing protein encodes MSIEVCFLPDEITVLAESGESILEVANRAGVFIATGCLMGSCHACEVELDDGEAVCACISSIPGDRSELTINVYEDPTW; translated from the coding sequence ATGAGTATAGAAGTTTGTTTTTTACCAGATGAGATAACTGTTTTAGCAGAATCAGGAGAATCAATATTAGAAGTGGCAAATCGAGCAGGGGTATTTATTGCCACAGGCTGTTTAATGGGTTCTTGTCATGCTTGTGAAGTAGAACTAGACGATGGGGAAGCCGTTTGTGCCTGTATTAGCTCTATTCCAGGAGATAGATCCGAGTTGACTATCAATGTTTATGAAGATCCGACTTGGTGA
- a CDS encoding glycosyltransferase family 39 protein: protein MKNEVAFGSKLFKRDSLWVICLLVAAVMLYTSGLGDLPLRDWDEGIVAGVARNIWRAEPGSQTWLYPTINYGEPYWNKPPLIHWLIAVSYRLFGVSEWSTRLVPALLSACSVPLVYLIARELFLHLATAIFSALVYLTLLPIARHGRLAMLDGAIACWFCLGVWCLLRGRQRNSWLLGAGIALGMICLTKGMMMGVLLGGIVLLFTAWDSPKLLKNPYLWAGLLLGVIPAIAWYCLQYFHYGAQFLGISLGEQTFKRIWAPVSTISGPPWYYLLEIAKYSFPWLIFLPHGVKLAWANRHLSWGKLTLVWTGVYLLAISLMKTKLPWYVIPLYPGLSLLIGASLNKIWQKKQLAYFWQVSLSFITLICWLGGVYYGFVAPVPQIDLALILLVVAISFTAASALIWLRNRHFIVIIGVGFYLALLLLFNSPHWLWELNNDFPVQPVATMLQAKIPSFQKIYTNHPYFRPSLEFYSDRVVIPQSNDRLEQLWQESKPAYFLINSDILPAPKLKDQEVLASVVSWQLITQK from the coding sequence ATGAAAAACGAGGTGGCGTTTGGTTCAAAATTGTTTAAGAGAGATAGTCTATGGGTAATCTGTTTGCTTGTGGCTGCGGTAATGCTCTATACCTCTGGTTTAGGAGATTTGCCCCTCAGAGATTGGGATGAAGGAATTGTCGCGGGAGTTGCCCGCAATATCTGGCGCGCTGAACCAGGTAGTCAAACGTGGCTCTATCCCACCATTAACTATGGTGAACCTTACTGGAATAAACCGCCCTTAATTCACTGGTTAATTGCTGTTAGTTACAGACTATTTGGTGTCAGCGAATGGAGTACGCGCCTAGTTCCTGCGCTTTTGTCTGCCTGTTCTGTTCCATTGGTGTATTTAATTGCCCGAGAACTTTTTCTTCATCTTGCCACAGCAATTTTTAGCGCTTTAGTCTATTTAACTTTACTGCCTATAGCTCGTCATGGTCGCTTAGCAATGCTCGATGGCGCGATCGCCTGCTGGTTTTGTTTAGGGGTTTGGTGTTTGTTGCGCGGTAGACAACGTAATTCCTGGTTGTTGGGTGCAGGCATCGCCTTGGGCATGATCTGTCTGACTAAAGGCATGATGATGGGTGTCTTGTTGGGGGGAATTGTACTCCTCTTTACAGCTTGGGACAGCCCTAAGTTGTTGAAAAATCCTTATTTATGGGCGGGTTTACTGTTAGGGGTAATTCCTGCGATCGCCTGGTATTGTCTACAATATTTTCATTATGGAGCGCAATTTTTAGGCATCAGTTTAGGAGAGCAGACCTTCAAACGCATTTGGGCGCCCGTCAGCACCATTTCTGGCCCTCCTTGGTACTATTTGCTAGAAATAGCCAAATATAGCTTTCCCTGGCTCATATTTCTGCCACACGGAGTCAAATTAGCCTGGGCTAATCGTCATCTTAGTTGGGGAAAACTAACTTTAGTCTGGACGGGAGTTTATCTGCTGGCAATCTCTTTGATGAAAACTAAATTGCCCTGGTATGTAATTCCTCTTTATCCAGGATTATCACTGTTAATTGGCGCTAGTTTGAACAAAATTTGGCAAAAAAAACAGTTAGCTTACTTTTGGCAGGTATCCCTAAGTTTTATTACCCTAATTTGTTGGTTGGGCGGTGTTTATTATGGTTTTGTCGCGCCAGTACCACAAATCGATTTAGCCTTAATCTTATTAGTCGTAGCCATTAGCTTCACTGCGGCATCAGCATTAATCTGGCTACGCAATCGTCACTTTATTGTAATTATAGGAGTTGGGTTCTATCTGGCTCTATTACTGCTGTTTAATTCTCCTCATTGGCTGTGGGAATTAAATAATGATTTTCCCGTTCAACCTGTAGCAACGATGCTGCAAGCAAAAATTCCGAGTTTCCAGAAAATATATACCAATCATCCTTATTTCCGTCCGTCATTAGAATTTTACAGCGATCGCGTAGTAATTCCTCAGTCCAACGATCGGCTAGAGCAGCTTTGGCAAGAATCAAAACCCGCTTATTTTCTAATTAATTCAGATATACTACCTGCCCCCAAGCTAAAAGACCAAGAAGTTCTAGCAAGTGTTGTATCATGGCAACTGATCACCCAAAAATAG
- a CDS encoding single-stranded DNA-binding protein has product MALNVVNLVGRAGANPEVKYFDSGSVKCTLPLAVSRPSRNSEQPDWFNLEIWGKTAEIAGNYVSKGKQIAVQGSFKIETWTDRNTGGLRSRPIIKVDRLELLGSKRDNDSSEVSGYPGGVSGYPE; this is encoded by the coding sequence ATGGCTCTTAATGTAGTTAATTTAGTCGGTCGTGCTGGTGCTAACCCAGAGGTAAAATATTTTGATTCTGGTTCAGTTAAATGTACTTTACCTTTAGCCGTCAGTCGCCCTAGTCGCAATAGCGAGCAACCAGATTGGTTTAATCTCGAAATTTGGGGCAAAACTGCCGAGATAGCAGGAAATTATGTCAGCAAAGGGAAACAAATTGCGGTGCAAGGTTCTTTTAAAATTGAAACCTGGACAGATCGTAATACGGGAGGATTGCGATCGCGCCCGATCATTAAAGTTGATCGTTTAGAACTATTAGGTTCCAAAAGAGATAATGACTCTAGCGAAGTGAGTGGCTACCCTGGTGGAGTCAGTGGTTACCCAGAATAG
- a CDS encoding sugar transferase, with product MTANSQLVSVKIVQGLIRKSGRALFNPHRLRLSFFILNGNFYKRIFDIVFALLVLTIFSPLYLILVILVALNSPGSIFYVQKRIGKNHQAFNCIKFRTMVHNADRALEAIMQDSEQMRQEFQASFKLKQDPRITKMGQFLRLTSLDELPQFWNVLKGEMSVVGPRPLVPEELAKYGRQINIVLQVRPGITGLWQVSGRNDIPYPKRVQIDVYYANNYNFFLDLWIIFKTIGVMLFPRKNGAY from the coding sequence ATGACTGCAAACAGCCAGCTTGTTTCCGTCAAGATAGTACAAGGGCTAATTAGAAAAAGCGGTCGAGCTTTATTCAATCCTCATCGATTGAGATTATCCTTCTTTATCTTAAACGGAAATTTTTACAAACGAATATTTGATATAGTTTTTGCCTTATTAGTATTGACTATATTTTCTCCCTTGTATTTAATTTTGGTGATTTTAGTTGCCTTAAATTCTCCAGGATCAATATTTTATGTCCAGAAGAGAATTGGCAAGAATCATCAAGCTTTCAACTGTATTAAATTTAGAACTATGGTTCATAATGCCGATCGAGCATTAGAGGCAATCATGCAAGATTCTGAGCAAATGCGTCAAGAATTTCAAGCCAGCTTTAAGCTTAAACAAGACCCGCGAATTACAAAGATGGGTCAATTTTTGCGCTTGACTAGTCTGGATGAATTACCTCAATTTTGGAATGTCTTAAAAGGAGAAATGAGCGTAGTTGGGCCAAGACCATTAGTACCAGAAGAGTTAGCAAAATACGGTCGTCAAATAAATATTGTACTTCAGGTGAGACCAGGAATTACTGGCTTATGGCAGGTTTCAGGTAGAAATGACATTCCTTATCCCAAAAGAGTACAGATCGATGTCTATTATGCTAACAACTATAATTTTTTCCTAGATTTATGGATTATCTTCAAAACTATTGGGGTGATGTTATTTCCGCGTAAAAATGGTGCTTACTAA
- the cobQ gene encoding cobyric acid synthase CobQ has translation MKAIMVVGTTSHAGKSFLTAALCRILARRGWRVTPFKGQNMALNAYVTATGGEIGHAQAVQAWAAKVAPRVEMNPILLKPQGNMTSQIIIKGKAVGTVKASEYYEQYFDMGWEVVQECLYRLSLEFDLVVCEGAGSPAEINLKHRDLTNMRVAKHLNAPTILVVDIERGGAFAHVVGTLELLDPQERSLVKGVVINKFRGQKELLDSGITWLEEKTQVPVLGVIPWSDQPFPAEDSLDLLERNRRRSSQDININVIRLPKIANFTDFDPLEAETSVAVNYIDIQDSLGHPDAVIIPGTKTTIPDLLAMERSGMAEQIRNYAAAGGTILGICGGFQILGQRIIDPEGLEGEAGEYNALNLLPISTILSPNKVARQRQVISQFPQAGLPVDGYEIHQGRSRISRSLKEGANEYQPIFDDPGLGLVDKSQSIWGCYLHGLFDNGAWRRSWINQLRKQRGMSSLATGISNYRDQRESTLNKLADLVEKNIDLKGFLSSNL, from the coding sequence ATGAAAGCGATCATGGTAGTCGGAACAACATCTCATGCAGGAAAATCCTTTCTGACTGCTGCATTATGCCGTATTTTAGCCAGACGTGGTTGGCGCGTCACTCCCTTTAAAGGACAGAATATGGCACTCAACGCTTATGTCACCGCCACGGGGGGAGAAATAGGTCATGCTCAAGCTGTTCAAGCATGGGCAGCAAAGGTTGCTCCTCGGGTAGAAATGAATCCGATTCTACTCAAGCCACAAGGAAACATGACTTCTCAGATCATTATTAAAGGTAAGGCAGTCGGCACAGTAAAAGCGTCGGAGTATTACGAGCAATATTTTGACATGGGCTGGGAGGTCGTTCAAGAATGTTTGTATCGTCTTTCCTTAGAATTTGATTTAGTTGTCTGTGAAGGGGCAGGTAGCCCAGCAGAAATCAACCTGAAGCATCGCGATCTGACTAATATGCGGGTGGCAAAACACCTCAATGCGCCGACAATCCTGGTGGTAGATATCGAACGAGGTGGCGCGTTTGCCCATGTGGTCGGAACTCTAGAACTATTAGATCCCCAAGAGCGATCGCTAGTTAAAGGAGTAGTGATTAATAAGTTTAGAGGACAGAAAGAACTATTGGATTCAGGGATCACCTGGTTAGAAGAAAAAACCCAAGTTCCCGTTTTAGGTGTTATTCCCTGGAGCGATCAACCTTTTCCCGCCGAAGATTCCCTAGATTTATTAGAGAGAAATCGTCGCCGTAGTAGCCAAGACATCAATATTAATGTAATTAGACTACCCAAAATTGCTAATTTTACCGACTTCGATCCCTTAGAGGCTGAAACTAGTGTGGCGGTAAATTATATTGATATTCAAGACTCTTTAGGACATCCTGATGCGGTGATTATTCCTGGGACAAAAACTACTATTCCTGACCTGTTGGCAATGGAAAGAAGTGGTATGGCTGAACAAATCAGAAACTATGCTGCTGCTGGTGGTACTATACTGGGTATCTGTGGCGGATTCCAAATTTTAGGACAACGGATCATCGATCCCGAAGGCTTGGAAGGAGAGGCAGGAGAGTATAATGCGCTTAATCTGTTACCAATTAGCACGATTCTTTCACCTAATAAAGTTGCTCGACAAAGACAGGTAATTTCTCAATTCCCTCAAGCGGGATTACCTGTAGATGGCTACGAAATACATCAGGGGCGTAGTAGGATCAGTCGTAGTTTGAAAGAAGGCGCAAATGAGTATCAGCCTATTTTCGATGATCCAGGATTAGGATTAGTGGATAAAAGTCAATCGATTTGGGGCTGTTATCTTCATGGTCTGTTTGATAATGGTGCTTGGCGACGTTCATGGATCAACCAACTGCGCAAACAAAGAGGTATGTCATCTTTGGCTACGGGGATTTCTAATTATCGCGATCAAAGAGAGTCTACTTTGAATAAGCTGGCAGACTTGGTGGAAAAAAACATAGACTTAAAAGGATTTTTGTCTAGCAATCTTTAA
- a CDS encoding lysophospholipase has product MKVVSKLSVILLSVLATLYISLGLLLHWGQTKLIFFPDSYIESTPQDYGLDYQDIWLSLGKERVHGWWIPAAQASTPVLLYFHGNGSNNGDLTQLAAILHQLEVSVLLIDYRGYGKSSPVFPNETRVYEDAEAAWQYLTQERQIKPQQIFVYGQSLGGAIAIELATKHPDMAGLITEGTFTSIQDMAGLMPGIKLFPLSLLITQRFDSLTKIKSLQTPILILHGTGDRTIPLWMAKKLYSAAPEPKQLTIFHQAGHNNLPELDQQKYLGILRKFIESMSNN; this is encoded by the coding sequence ATTAAAGTAGTTTCCAAATTAAGTGTAATTCTTTTAAGTGTCTTGGCAACATTATATATATCTCTCGGTTTATTGTTGCATTGGGGACAAACCAAATTAATTTTTTTCCCCGACAGCTATATTGAATCAACACCCCAAGACTATGGTTTAGATTATCAAGACATTTGGCTCAGTTTGGGAAAGGAGCGAGTTCATGGTTGGTGGATTCCTGCTGCACAAGCATCTACACCAGTATTACTTTATTTTCACGGTAACGGTAGTAATAATGGCGATTTAACCCAACTGGCAGCTATTTTACATCAGCTAGAAGTATCGGTACTGCTGATCGACTATCGGGGTTATGGCAAAAGTAGTCCAGTATTCCCTAATGAAACTAGGGTATATGAAGATGCAGAAGCTGCTTGGCAATATTTAACTCAGGAAAGGCAAATCAAACCACAACAGATCTTTGTTTATGGTCAATCCTTGGGGGGTGCGATCGCCATTGAACTAGCTACCAAACATCCAGATATGGCTGGTTTAATCACCGAAGGAACTTTCACCTCAATTCAAGATATGGCTGGCTTAATGCCTGGAATCAAGCTGTTTCCTTTAAGTTTGCTAATAACCCAACGTTTTGATTCGCTTACAAAGATTAAATCCCTACAGACACCAATTTTAATCCTGCATGGTACAGGCGATCGCACGATCCCCCTCTGGATGGCAAAGAAACTATATTCTGCTGCACCTGAACCCAAACAGCTCACAATTTTTCATCAGGCAGGACATAACAACCTACCCGAATTAGATCAGCAAAAATACCTGGGAATTCTCAGAAAATTTATAGAATCAATGAGCAATAATTAG
- the cysS gene encoding cysteine--tRNA ligase, with translation MTLTVYNTLTRNKSAFQTIEEHKVRMYCCGITVYDYCHLGHARTCLVWDVVRRYLQWSGYEVNYIQNFTDIDDKILKRANQEGTSMEAVSEKYIAAYFEDMERLGVGKADAYPRATHTLNGIKRLIAELEQKGFAYPAEGDVYYAVQKFPDYGKLSGRKLADMQAGASGRVDEDPDSKKQYPFDFALWKAAKEGEPAWESPWGNGRPGWHIECSAMVRERLGETIDLHVGGGDLTFPHHENEIAQSEAVTGQPLANYWLHNGMIIVEGKKMSKSLGNFITIRELLDKYEPMAVRLFILQAQYRKPVDFTDEALTTATHSWSTLKEGLLFGHQYGKQLGFSGTDLLNEELVTRFKSAVDDDFNFAGGLAVLFEIAKNLSKEGNILIHEGTTKTDAQSLEQQWQTLTQLATVLGFTASTDEDSSDTGLSDSEIDALVQQRNEARNNKDYAQSDRLRDELQAQGITLIDKPGGITIWNRD, from the coding sequence ATGACTTTAACCGTATACAATACCCTCACTCGCAACAAATCAGCGTTTCAGACCATTGAAGAGCATAAAGTGCGGATGTATTGCTGTGGCATAACTGTTTATGACTATTGCCACCTAGGTCATGCTAGAACTTGTTTAGTTTGGGATGTGGTGCGTCGCTATTTACAGTGGAGTGGCTACGAAGTTAACTATATTCAGAACTTTACTGATATTGACGATAAAATTCTCAAGCGCGCCAATCAAGAAGGAACATCGATGGAGGCGGTTTCGGAGAAGTATATCGCTGCCTACTTTGAAGATATGGAACGTTTAGGAGTAGGAAAAGCAGATGCCTATCCTCGTGCAACCCATACTTTGAATGGTATCAAGCGTTTAATCGCCGAACTAGAACAAAAAGGTTTTGCCTATCCTGCTGAGGGTGATGTTTACTATGCAGTGCAGAAGTTTCCTGATTATGGCAAGCTGTCGGGTAGGAAATTAGCAGATATGCAGGCAGGTGCTAGCGGTAGAGTTGATGAAGATCCAGATAGTAAAAAACAATATCCCTTTGATTTTGCCCTCTGGAAGGCGGCTAAAGAGGGTGAACCAGCTTGGGAGTCTCCTTGGGGAAATGGTCGTCCTGGCTGGCATATCGAGTGTTCGGCGATGGTGCGCGAAAGACTGGGAGAAACTATCGATCTTCATGTAGGTGGTGGGGATTTGACTTTTCCCCATCATGAAAACGAAATTGCCCAATCAGAAGCAGTTACGGGTCAACCCTTGGCTAACTATTGGCTACACAACGGCATGATTATTGTCGAAGGGAAAAAGATGTCTAAATCTTTAGGCAACTTTATTACGATCCGCGAATTGTTAGATAAATATGAACCAATGGCGGTACGTTTATTTATCTTGCAGGCTCAATATCGCAAACCTGTAGATTTTACCGATGAAGCCTTAACTACGGCGACGCATAGTTGGTCAACTCTCAAAGAAGGATTACTGTTTGGTCATCAATATGGGAAACAACTAGGTTTTTCTGGGACAGATTTGTTAAACGAGGAACTAGTAACCAGATTTAAATCCGCTGTAGATGATGACTTCAATTTCGCTGGTGGATTAGCAGTACTGTTTGAAATTGCTAAGAACCTAAGTAAGGAAGGTAATATTCTAATTCACGAAGGAACAACTAAAACTGACGCTCAATCATTAGAGCAACAATGGCAAACTTTGACCCAATTAGCCACTGTTTTAGGTTTTACAGCCAGTACTGATGAAGATAGTAGTGATACAGGTTTAAGTGACTCAGAAATTGATGCTTTAGTCCAGCAGCGTAATGAAGCTAGAAACAATAAAGATTATGCCCAAAGCGATCGCCTTCGAGATGAATTACAAGCTCAAGGTATTACTTTAATCGATAAACCTGGAGGAATAACTATTTGGAATCGAGATTAA